From a region of the Chloroflexota bacterium genome:
- a CDS encoding chloride channel protein yields the protein MMRQIGRWTGLAVIIGIAAGLASAFFLVSLAWVTSLQTNNWWLLLSLPLLGGVVTWLYQRFGTSVAAGNNLIIEQLHNPDSAGIPLRMAPLVLLGTLLTHLGGGSAGREGTAVQMGASLAARIGCWWRLPQAEWRLVVMMGISAGFSSVFGTPIAGTIFAMEVLAFGVLRYEALLPCLVAALVGDGVVRWLNVAHSHYHVADVPDLSMIWAILVGAGICFGLASSAFAIWTELVQTWSRRWLPNPIFRAMAGGGLIVGISFLLNTRDYNGLSLPLLAQAFEPKGVVFWAFALKLLLTGLTLGVGFKGGEVTPLFVIGATLGSALAPLFGVPTDLLAALGFIAVFAGAANTPIACVLMGVELFGSALLGPLMLTTCIAYAISGHRGIYAAQRVGLAKRQHLAHQTGKRLDQLDAD from the coding sequence ATGATGCGACAGATTGGGCGCTGGACAGGCTTAGCAGTGATCATAGGCATTGCTGCAGGCCTTGCTAGCGCCTTTTTTTTAGTTAGTTTGGCTTGGGTGACCAGCCTGCAAACCAACAACTGGTGGTTATTGCTCAGTTTGCCGTTGCTTGGTGGCGTGGTGACATGGCTCTATCAGCGTTTTGGCACGAGCGTGGCGGCGGGCAATAATCTGATCATTGAACAACTGCATAACCCTGATTCGGCGGGAATTCCCTTACGCATGGCTCCGTTGGTGTTGCTCGGAACCTTGTTGACCCATCTTGGTGGTGGCTCAGCTGGGCGCGAAGGGACGGCAGTGCAAATGGGCGCGAGTTTGGCAGCGCGAATTGGGTGTTGGTGGCGCTTGCCCCAAGCTGAATGGCGCTTAGTAGTGATGATGGGCATCAGCGCAGGGTTTAGTAGCGTCTTTGGCACGCCGATTGCCGGCACAATTTTCGCCATGGAAGTGCTGGCATTTGGCGTTTTGCGCTACGAAGCGTTATTACCATGTTTGGTGGCAGCCTTGGTTGGCGATGGGGTGGTGCGTTGGCTAAATGTTGCGCATAGTCATTATCATGTGGCCGATGTGCCCGATTTGAGCATGATCTGGGCGATTTTAGTTGGAGCAGGAATTTGCTTTGGCTTAGCTAGCAGTGCCTTTGCGATCTGGACTGAATTGGTACAAACGTGGTCACGGCGTTGGTTGCCCAACCCAATTTTTCGGGCAATGGCTGGCGGTGGGCTGATTGTAGGTATTAGCTTTTTGTTGAATACTCGTGATTACAATGGGCTAAGTTTGCCGTTGTTGGCGCAGGCTTTCGAACCAAAAGGCGTTGTATTTTGGGCTTTTGCGCTCAAATTATTATTAACTGGCTTGACCTTGGGCGTGGGCTTTAAAGGTGGCGAAGTAACGCCATTGTTTGTGATTGGCGCGACGCTTGGCTCAGCTTTAGCCCCATTATTTGGTGTGCCAACTGATTTGTTGGCGGCATTGGGCTTTATTGCAGTGTTTGCCGGGGCTGCTAATACCCCGATTGCTTGTGTTTTGATGGGAGTTGAATTATTTGGCTCGGCTTTGCTTGGGCCTTTGATGCTCACAACCTGCATTGCCTACGCTATTTCGGGCCATCGCGGAATTTACGCAGCCCAACGGGTTGGCTTAGCCAAACGCCAGCATTTGGCACATCAAACTGGCAAGCGGCTTGATCAACTGGATGCTGATTAA
- a CDS encoding glycosyltransferase family 4 protein: MKQRLWFVSDSTALGGAEGYLETLLLNADQQQFELGLLLPPRPATQPLIDRAKAHGASIATLDVVHEHGLSLKAVNQAVQLFRQLRPDIVHFVVPSPRRAAELVLGAALARVPRRVITFQLVTPIPRFNWLSHHLRLLNRRWQYATLHAGIAVSQGNAQLLLEQFGFPKRRLHTIYNAVDSQRWQPQPRDPATRAAWQIPADVPLLGVVGRLSRQKGHQILFEALPKLWQAQPNLHVALIGEGDLADELRQAAQQLPKSQQIHFVGQQANMPAALAALDVFVLPSLYEGLSFALLEAMASGQAIVASSTDGTREAISDGIQGLLVEPGQSVALAQSIGRMLSDQSLNQACRQAARQRIQQQFELQTMLQRTFELYRAGVRG; the protein is encoded by the coding sequence TAGAAACCCTGCTGCTCAATGCCGATCAACAGCAGTTTGAGCTTGGCTTGTTGCTGCCGCCGCGCCCAGCCACCCAACCCTTGATTGATCGAGCCAAAGCCCATGGAGCGAGCATCGCAACCTTGGATGTAGTGCACGAACATGGGTTATCACTGAAGGCAGTCAATCAAGCGGTGCAGCTTTTTCGCCAATTACGGCCTGATATTGTGCATTTTGTTGTGCCCTCGCCGCGCCGTGCCGCAGAATTGGTATTGGGTGCAGCATTGGCGCGAGTGCCACGCCGAGTTATCACCTTCCAATTGGTCACGCCAATTCCGCGCTTCAATTGGCTTTCCCACCATCTACGGCTGCTCAATCGGCGTTGGCAATACGCCACTTTGCACGCTGGCATCGCGGTTTCGCAAGGCAATGCTCAATTGTTATTGGAGCAATTTGGTTTTCCTAAGCGGCGTTTACACACAATTTATAATGCGGTTGATAGCCAGCGCTGGCAGCCGCAACCGCGTGATCCTGCGACTCGTGCAGCGTGGCAAATTCCCGCCGATGTACCACTTTTAGGCGTGGTTGGCCGTTTGAGCCGCCAAAAAGGCCACCAAATTTTATTCGAGGCCTTACCAAAGCTGTGGCAAGCGCAGCCGAATCTGCATGTCGCATTAATTGGTGAGGGCGATTTAGCTGACGAATTACGCCAAGCTGCCCAACAACTACCAAAGTCGCAGCAGATTCATTTTGTTGGCCAGCAAGCCAATATGCCTGCTGCATTGGCCGCGCTTGATGTTTTTGTCTTGCCATCGCTGTACGAAGGCTTATCGTTTGCCTTGCTCGAAGCCATGGCCAGTGGGCAAGCAATTGTTGCCAGCAGCACCGACGGCACACGCGAAGCAATCAGCGATGGAATCCAAGGTCTATTGGTTGAGCCAGGCCAAAGTGTTGCGCTGGCGCAGTCAATTGGGCGTATGCTCAGCGATCAATCATTAAATCAAGCCTGTCGCCAAGCTGCTCGCCAACGCATTCAACAGCAATTTGAATTGCAAACAATGTTGCAACGTACTTTTGAGTTGTATCGAGCAGGGGTCAGAGGCTAG